The following proteins are co-located in the Echinicola sp. 20G genome:
- the nadE gene encoding NAD(+) synthase: protein MSILKIGGATVNQTPLDWKGNLSNIVNAIDEAKSMGIELLCFPELAIIGYGSEDLFLSRWYPEKALSQLKSLLPYAKDISICIGLPVRIGELLYNCTAVLEDQKVKGFVAKQFLAIDGVHYEFRWFTPWEAGKITSFDFFGEAVPFGDMVFSKNGFTYGFEICEDAWRGELRPGYRLKSRAVDLIFNPSASHFAMGKSQLREELVTESSIKLNATYFYVNLLGNEAGRMIFDGETLLAHQGKLLLKNKLLSFKPYQVNAFELSSQIGELPEIKSDHDKNLEFTSAITLALFDYMRKSRSRGFVLSLSGGADSSSIAVLVAEMVRRGVEELGIETFLKQAHLALEIKTSNPTKEITGHLLTTAYQGSDNSSCETLNSAKSLAESLGATFYDWKISEEVSSYTQKIEHAIGRELTWAKDDIALQNIQARVRAPIIWMLANLNNALLLATSNRSEGDVGYATMDGDTSGSISPIAAVDKHFILQWLQWAEKHLGYSGLEKVNSLQPTAELRPQDQHQTDEEDLMPYPVIVEIEKLAIRERRNPKDIYLILQQELDIPNVQLKKYISKFFRLWSRNQWKRERLAPSFHLDDFNVDPKTWCRFPILSGGFTEELHELDQLDQ from the coding sequence ATGTCAATTTTGAAAATTGGAGGAGCTACTGTAAATCAAACCCCACTCGACTGGAAAGGCAACTTATCAAACATTGTAAATGCCATTGATGAAGCCAAATCCATGGGTATAGAATTGCTCTGCTTTCCTGAACTAGCTATTATCGGCTATGGGAGTGAGGATCTTTTTTTAAGCAGGTGGTATCCTGAAAAAGCGCTAAGTCAATTAAAATCACTTCTTCCCTATGCTAAAGATATTTCCATTTGTATCGGCTTGCCCGTCAGGATAGGAGAATTACTCTACAATTGCACTGCTGTATTAGAAGACCAAAAGGTCAAAGGATTCGTTGCCAAGCAATTTCTTGCCATTGACGGCGTCCATTATGAGTTCAGATGGTTCACTCCTTGGGAAGCCGGTAAAATCACTAGTTTTGATTTCTTCGGAGAAGCTGTACCTTTTGGAGACATGGTCTTTAGCAAAAATGGGTTTACCTATGGTTTTGAGATTTGTGAAGACGCATGGAGAGGAGAGCTAAGACCTGGCTATAGACTAAAATCAAGAGCTGTTGACCTCATATTCAATCCAAGTGCCAGCCACTTTGCCATGGGCAAAAGTCAATTAAGAGAAGAATTGGTCACTGAAAGTAGCATCAAGCTGAATGCGACTTACTTTTATGTCAACTTACTTGGGAATGAGGCAGGAAGGATGATTTTCGATGGAGAAACTTTATTGGCTCACCAAGGTAAATTATTACTCAAAAACAAGCTCTTATCCTTCAAACCCTATCAAGTAAATGCATTCGAACTCAGCAGCCAAATCGGAGAACTTCCCGAGATCAAGAGTGATCATGATAAAAATTTAGAGTTTACTAGTGCTATCACGTTGGCTCTTTTTGATTACATGAGAAAGAGCAGAAGCAGAGGCTTTGTTCTTTCTCTAAGCGGAGGAGCCGATTCATCTTCTATTGCTGTTTTGGTGGCTGAAATGGTCCGAAGAGGAGTTGAAGAGCTTGGTATTGAAACATTTTTGAAGCAAGCTCATTTGGCTTTGGAAATAAAAACATCCAATCCAACAAAAGAAATCACTGGGCACCTGCTTACGACAGCCTATCAAGGATCGGATAATTCGTCGTGCGAAACCCTTAATAGTGCTAAAAGTCTCGCTGAAAGTTTAGGAGCCACTTTCTATGATTGGAAAATTTCAGAGGAGGTTAGCTCTTATACCCAAAAGATTGAGCATGCGATAGGCAGAGAGCTTACTTGGGCAAAAGATGACATTGCTTTACAAAATATCCAAGCGCGAGTTAGAGCTCCTATTATTTGGATGTTAGCTAATCTAAATAATGCCTTGTTACTGGCAACCTCCAACCGAAGCGAAGGAGATGTAGGTTATGCCACCATGGATGGAGACACCAGTGGTAGCATCTCTCCCATTGCAGCTGTGGACAAGCATTTCATCTTACAATGGCTTCAATGGGCAGAAAAACATCTGGGCTACTCAGGCCTAGAAAAAGTCAATTCACTTCAACCGACCGCCGAACTTAGGCCTCAAGACCAGCACCAAACTGATGAGGAGGACCTTATGCCCTATCCAGTTATAGTTGAAATTGAAAAACTGGCCATTAGAGAAAGACGGAATCCTAAAGACATCTATCTGATCCTACAACAAGAATTAGATATCCCCAACGTTCAGTTAAAAAAATATATTTCCAAGTTCTTCCGTTTATGGTCCAGAAATCAGTGGAAACGCGAAAGGCTCGCTCCTTCATTCCATCTGGATGATTTCAATGTGGATCCTAAAACTTGGTGCAGGTTTCCTATATTATCTGGAGGCTTCACAGAAGAATTACATGAATTAGACCAATTAGATCAATAA
- the fabF gene encoding beta-ketoacyl-ACP synthase II — protein sequence MNLKRVVVTGLGALTPLGNTVPEYWEGLSNGVSGAAPITKFDASSFKTQFACEVKNLDIEQFIDRKEARKMDPFTQYAMIASEEAMKDSGLDLEKIDLSRAGVIWGSGIGGLKTFQDEVASFATGDGTPRFNPFFIPKMIADISAGFISMKYGLQGPNFVTVSACASGTNALIDAFNYIRLGKANLFVTGGSEAAVTEAGVGGFNALKALSQRNDSPETASRPFDKDRDGFVLGEGAGAIILEEYEHAKARGAKIYAEMVGGGMSADAHHITAPHPEGVGASNVMKFALEDAGMKPEDIDYINVHGTSTPLGDVSETKAIERIFGEHAYKLNISSTKSMTGHLLGAAGAIEAIASIMAIKHDLVPPTINHFTDDEAFDAKLNLTFNKAQKREVNVALSNTFGFGGHNASIIFKKLTE from the coding sequence ATGAATTTAAAAAGAGTTGTAGTAACAGGTTTAGGTGCCCTTACACCACTAGGTAACACCGTCCCAGAATATTGGGAGGGTCTATCTAATGGTGTAAGCGGTGCTGCTCCTATTACTAAATTCGACGCATCCTCATTTAAGACGCAATTTGCTTGTGAGGTTAAAAACCTCGATATCGAGCAGTTTATTGATAGAAAAGAGGCCCGTAAGATGGATCCTTTCACGCAATATGCGATGATCGCTTCAGAAGAAGCGATGAAGGATTCTGGACTTGACCTAGAGAAAATCGACCTGTCAAGGGCCGGTGTAATTTGGGGTTCAGGAATTGGAGGCCTCAAAACTTTTCAGGATGAAGTGGCCTCCTTCGCTACTGGAGATGGAACACCACGTTTCAATCCTTTCTTTATACCTAAAATGATTGCTGACATCAGTGCTGGCTTTATCTCCATGAAATATGGTCTTCAGGGACCTAATTTCGTGACAGTTTCAGCTTGTGCATCTGGCACCAATGCCCTGATCGATGCTTTTAACTACATCCGTTTAGGTAAAGCCAACTTGTTTGTTACTGGAGGCTCTGAAGCTGCAGTTACTGAAGCAGGTGTTGGTGGTTTCAATGCCCTTAAAGCATTGTCCCAAAGAAACGACTCCCCTGAAACTGCATCCAGACCTTTTGACAAGGACAGGGACGGTTTTGTACTAGGAGAAGGAGCTGGAGCTATTATCCTTGAAGAATACGAGCATGCAAAGGCCCGTGGCGCTAAAATCTACGCAGAAATGGTAGGTGGTGGCATGTCAGCTGATGCTCACCACATCACTGCTCCGCACCCAGAAGGTGTGGGTGCTAGTAATGTAATGAAATTTGCTCTGGAAGATGCTGGAATGAAGCCTGAAGACATTGATTACATCAATGTCCATGGAACATCCACTCCATTAGGAGATGTAAGTGAAACCAAGGCCATCGAAAGAATTTTCGGTGAGCATGCTTACAAACTTAATATAAGCAGTACAAAGTCTATGACTGGTCACCTATTGGGCGCAGCTGGTGCTATTGAAGCCATTGCATCCATCATGGCCATCAAGCATGACTTAGTACCTCCTACCATCAACCACTTCACTGATGATGAGGCTTTTGATGCCAAGTTAAACTTAACCTTTAACAAAGCTCAAAAAAGAGAAGTAAATGTAGCTTTGAGTAATACTTTTGGATTTGGTGGACATAATGCTTCCATTATTTTCAAAAAACTAACTGAGTAA
- a CDS encoding acyl carrier protein — protein MSEIAQKVKAIIVDKLGVEESEVTPEASFTNDLGADSLDTVELIMEFEKEFNISIPDDQAEQIGTVGQAVSYLEANVK, from the coding sequence ATGTCTGAAATTGCACAAAAAGTAAAAGCCATTATCGTGGATAAATTAGGCGTAGAAGAATCTGAGGTTACTCCTGAAGCAAGCTTCACTAATGATCTTGGCGCTGACTCTCTTGACACGGTAGAGCTTATCATGGAATTCGAAAAAGAATTCAACATTTCTATTCCAGACGACCAAGCAGAGCAAATCGGTACTGTAGGTCAGGCTGTAAGCTACCTGGAAGCTAACGTAAAATAA
- the rnc gene encoding ribonuclease III: MKIFRKLRLHELLYNKKDRRLAAAIKIMVGSKPLNLSLYKLATKHSSAAEEIKHGIKASNERLEFLGDAVLGAVVAEHLFIKFPYRDEGFLTETRSRIVNRESLNQVGQKIGLSNIVESDLSGKGFYSHKSIYGDTLEALVGAVYLDRGYDFCKKFVLTKIIIPHFDIENIISTTTNFKSKIIEWSQKENKEVEFSLKSVTGSQRFKEFTIELKIEQEVYTEGKGPTKKKAEQEAAKNACEKLNLAL; this comes from the coding sequence TTGAAGATATTTCGAAAACTCAGATTACACGAACTACTTTATAATAAGAAAGATAGAAGGCTTGCTGCTGCCATTAAAATAATGGTGGGCAGCAAGCCTTTAAATTTATCCCTTTACAAACTTGCCACTAAGCATTCTTCTGCTGCGGAAGAAATCAAACACGGCATCAAAGCATCAAACGAACGTTTGGAATTTTTGGGAGATGCCGTTTTGGGAGCTGTGGTTGCTGAACATCTTTTTATAAAATTCCCCTACAGGGACGAGGGGTTCCTTACCGAGACACGTTCCAGAATAGTCAACAGAGAATCCCTCAATCAAGTGGGACAAAAGATCGGACTCTCAAACATCGTAGAATCTGACCTCTCAGGAAAGGGCTTTTATTCTCACAAATCCATCTATGGAGACACTTTGGAGGCCCTTGTAGGCGCGGTCTATTTGGACCGAGGATATGATTTTTGCAAAAAATTTGTATTGACCAAAATCATCATCCCACATTTTGATATAGAAAACATCATCTCTACCACGACCAATTTTAAGAGTAAAATCATAGAATGGTCTCAAAAGGAAAACAAGGAGGTGGAATTTTCGCTAAAATCAGTCACAGGAAGTCAACGCTTCAAGGAATTTACGATCGAACTCAAAATAGAACAAGAAGTCTACACGGAAGGCAAAGGTCCAACCAAGAAAAAAGCTGAGCAGGAAGCAGCAAAAAATGCCTGCGAAAAACTTAATTTGGCCCTTTAG